A stretch of Amycolatopsis balhimycina FH 1894 DNA encodes these proteins:
- a CDS encoding group II truncated hemoglobin, which translates to MIVEYLRYTVPETARADFEKAAAGHRFERGAGRYLVRAEAPFADIEGFTPDSEPERYETTTPTLYEWAGGREALVRLLTIFYGHVLEDPLLEPVFRHMDAHHAEHVAVWLGEVFGGPSGYSAGHGGHAHMIGRHLGRGITEQQRRRWVSLLLDAADEAGLPGDPEFRAAFAGYLEWGSRLAVLFSAPGAEPDLHEPVPHWDWTVPPWQPPAP; encoded by the coding sequence GTGATCGTCGAATACCTCCGCTACACCGTGCCAGAAACCGCGCGGGCGGACTTCGAAAAAGCCGCCGCCGGGCACCGGTTCGAGCGGGGCGCCGGCCGGTACCTCGTGCGAGCCGAAGCCCCCTTCGCCGACATCGAGGGCTTCACGCCCGACAGTGAACCCGAGCGGTACGAGACCACCACTCCCACGCTCTACGAGTGGGCAGGCGGCCGCGAGGCCCTCGTCAGGCTGCTGACGATCTTCTACGGCCACGTCCTCGAAGACCCGCTGCTCGAACCGGTGTTCCGCCACATGGACGCCCACCACGCCGAGCACGTCGCGGTCTGGCTCGGCGAGGTCTTCGGCGGGCCGTCCGGCTACTCCGCGGGTCACGGCGGGCACGCCCACATGATCGGCCGCCACCTCGGCCGCGGGATCACCGAGCAGCAGCGCCGCCGGTGGGTGAGCCTGCTGCTCGACGCCGCCGACGAGGCCGGCCTGCCCGGCGACCCGGAGTTCCGGGCCGCGTTCGCGGGCTACCTCGAGTGGGGCAGCCGGCTCGCCGTGCTCTTCTCGGCGCCCGGTGCCGAGCCCGACCTGCACGAACCCGTGCCGCACTGGGACTGGACGGTACCGCCCTGGCAGCCACCGGCGCCCTAG
- a CDS encoding winged helix-turn-helix transcriptional regulator, which produces MKRYHCAAELAVDLIGGKWKPVILAHLKEGAHRYGELRRRMPGVSEKMLTQQLRELAADGIVRREEFDGRVPHVEYHLTEVGEELRPALQALYEWGERRAADRGITFDHP; this is translated from the coding sequence ATGAAGCGCTACCACTGCGCGGCCGAGCTGGCCGTCGACCTGATCGGCGGCAAGTGGAAACCGGTGATCCTCGCGCACCTCAAGGAAGGCGCCCACCGCTACGGCGAACTGCGGCGCCGGATGCCGGGTGTGAGCGAGAAGATGCTGACCCAGCAGCTGCGCGAGCTGGCGGCGGACGGCATCGTCCGCCGCGAGGAGTTCGACGGCCGGGTCCCGCACGTGGAGTACCACCTGACGGAGGTCGGCGAGGAGCTCCGCCCGGCCCTGCAGGCGCTGTACGAATGGGGCGAGCGTCGCGCGGCGGACCGCGGCATCACCTTCGACCACCCCTGA
- a CDS encoding ArsR/SmtB family transcription factor has translation MRTFDVLAEPRRRTILDLLRDGERSVGELVDELNLSQPAVSKHLRVLREAGLVTVRVAAQRRCYALRPEPLAEVDAWLAPYRRFWSDRLDALERRLDATDPR, from the coding sequence ATGCGGACCTTCGACGTGCTGGCCGAACCCCGGCGCCGGACCATCCTGGACCTGCTGCGGGACGGCGAGCGCTCGGTGGGCGAGCTGGTCGACGAGCTGAACCTGAGCCAGCCGGCGGTGTCGAAGCACCTGCGCGTGCTGCGCGAAGCGGGGCTCGTCACGGTGCGGGTGGCGGCGCAGCGCCGGTGCTACGCGCTGCGGCCGGAGCCGCTGGCGGAGGTCGACGCCTGGCTGGCGCCGTACCGCCGCTTCTGGTCGGACCGGCTCGACGCGCTGGAGCGCCGCCTGGACGCCACCGACCCGCGCTGA
- a CDS encoding DUF2461 domain-containing protein encodes MKFSGFGEYAIDFYDGLVEDNSKPYWDDHVETYKNDVRAPMEALLAELAPEFSDGFGDPKVFRPYRDVRFAKDKTPYKTHCGAVIEQGRGGGAYYVEVGPDGLRVGGGCFHLESDQLIRFRQAVDTELHGEALRKILAKLERAGWEVKGDRLKSKPRGFDAGHPRLDLLRHRSVYAVRGWEPDDVLHERAALDRVRKAWRQLREFNEWARDRIGPSERPRR; translated from the coding sequence GTGAAGTTCAGCGGATTCGGCGAGTACGCCATCGACTTCTACGACGGCCTCGTGGAGGACAACTCGAAGCCCTACTGGGACGACCACGTCGAGACGTACAAGAACGACGTCCGGGCACCCATGGAGGCCCTGCTGGCCGAGCTGGCCCCCGAGTTCTCCGACGGCTTCGGCGACCCCAAGGTGTTCCGCCCCTACCGCGACGTCCGCTTCGCCAAGGACAAGACGCCGTACAAGACGCACTGCGGCGCGGTGATCGAGCAGGGCCGCGGCGGCGGCGCGTACTACGTCGAGGTCGGCCCGGACGGCCTGCGCGTCGGCGGCGGCTGCTTCCACCTGGAGTCCGACCAGCTCATCCGGTTCCGGCAGGCCGTCGACACCGAGCTGCACGGCGAGGCGCTGCGGAAGATCCTCGCGAAGCTCGAACGCGCCGGCTGGGAGGTCAAGGGCGACCGGCTGAAGTCGAAGCCCCGCGGGTTCGACGCCGGCCACCCCCGGCTCGACCTGCTGCGGCACCGGTCGGTCTACGCCGTGCGCGGCTGGGAGCCCGACGACGTGCTCCACGAGCGCGCCGCCCTCGACCGGGTCCGCAAGGCCTGGCGGCAGCTGCGCGAGTTCAACGAATGGGCCCGCGACCGGATCGGGCCAAGTGAACGGCCGCGCCGTTAG
- the pyk gene encoding pyruvate kinase, with product MSRRAKIVCTLGPATATPEKMRALVDAGMDVARMNFSHGSHSDHKEVYDLIRAAAAESGRAVGILADLQGPKIRLGTFAGGPVEWHNGDVVRITVEDVAGTHDRVSTTYKGLAKDAKPGDRLLVDDGKVGLVVKGVEGPDVVCEVTEGGPVSNNKGVSLPGMDVSVPAMSEKDIEDLEFALALGVDFIALSFVRSPADIDLVHQVMDRVGKGRLPVVAKIEKPEAVYNLEAIVLAFDAVMVARGDLGVELPLEQVPLVQKRAIQICRENAKPVIVATQMLESMINNSRPTRAEASDVANAVLDGADALMLSGETSVGRYAIEVVETMGRIIEAVETDSPIVPPLSHVPRTKRGVISYAARDIGERLNAKALVAFTQSGDTVRRLARLHTRLPLLAFTPEDCVRSQLSMTWGTNTHIVPRVESTDQMIQQVDHAMLEMGKYQKGDLVVIVAGSPPGTVGSTNLIRVHRLGEDDHA from the coding sequence GTGAGCCGACGCGCGAAGATCGTTTGTACCCTGGGCCCCGCCACTGCCACGCCCGAGAAGATGCGTGCGCTCGTGGACGCGGGCATGGACGTGGCCAGAATGAACTTCAGCCACGGCAGCCACAGTGACCACAAGGAGGTCTACGACCTCATCCGGGCCGCGGCCGCCGAGAGCGGCCGGGCGGTCGGCATCCTCGCCGACCTGCAGGGCCCGAAGATCCGCTTGGGCACGTTCGCCGGCGGGCCGGTCGAGTGGCACAACGGCGACGTGGTCCGGATCACCGTCGAAGACGTCGCCGGCACCCACGACCGCGTCTCGACGACCTACAAGGGCCTGGCCAAGGACGCCAAGCCCGGCGACCGGCTGCTCGTCGACGACGGCAAGGTCGGCCTGGTGGTCAAGGGCGTCGAGGGCCCGGACGTGGTCTGCGAGGTGACCGAAGGCGGCCCGGTCAGCAACAACAAGGGTGTTTCGCTGCCCGGCATGGACGTCTCGGTGCCCGCGATGTCCGAAAAGGACATCGAGGACCTCGAGTTCGCGCTGGCGCTGGGCGTCGACTTCATCGCCCTGTCCTTCGTCCGCTCGCCGGCCGACATCGACCTGGTCCACCAGGTGATGGACCGGGTCGGCAAGGGCAGGCTGCCGGTCGTCGCCAAGATCGAGAAGCCCGAAGCCGTCTACAACCTCGAGGCCATCGTGCTGGCCTTCGACGCGGTGATGGTCGCCCGCGGCGACCTGGGCGTCGAGCTGCCGCTCGAGCAGGTCCCGCTGGTGCAGAAGCGCGCCATCCAGATCTGCCGCGAGAACGCGAAGCCGGTCATCGTCGCGACGCAGATGCTCGAGTCGATGATCAACAATTCCCGGCCGACCCGCGCCGAGGCCTCCGACGTCGCGAACGCGGTGCTCGACGGCGCCGACGCGCTGATGCTGTCCGGTGAGACCTCGGTCGGCCGGTACGCGATCGAGGTCGTCGAGACCATGGGCCGGATCATCGAGGCGGTCGAGACCGACTCGCCGATCGTGCCGCCGCTCTCGCACGTCCCGCGCACCAAGCGCGGCGTCATCTCCTACGCCGCCCGCGACATCGGCGAGCGGCTCAACGCGAAGGCCCTGGTCGCGTTCACGCAGTCCGGTGACACCGTGCGCCGCCTCGCGCGGCTGCACACGCGGCTGCCGCTCCTGGCGTTCACGCCGGAGGACTGCGTGCGCAGCCAGCTGTCGATGACCTGGGGCACGAACACCCACATCGTGCCGCGGGTGGAGTCCACCGACCAGATGATCCAGCAGGTCGACCACGCGATGCTGGAGATGGGCAAGTACCAGAAGGGCGACCTGGTCGTCATCGTGGCCGGTTCCCCGCCGGGCACCGTCGGGTCGACCAACCTGATCCGGGTGCACCGGCTCGGTGAAGACGACCACGCTTGA
- the tesB gene encoding acyl-CoA thioesterase II, giving the protein MTELARTAATELELPGGGQPVLDRLIALLDLEKIEENIFRGVSPAHSPVRVFGGQVAGQALVAAGRTVPEERRVHSLHAYFIRGGDPSVPIVYEVDRIRDGRSFTTRRVVAIQHGKAIFSLSASFQKDEPGIEHAEAMPEGVPAPETLPTLMERAEGYAIGAHARPRPIDLRYVNEPPWVTRETGERPSRNQVWMRADGKLPADQLLHVCVLTYASDMTLLDSVLARHGVYWDTDKVLGASLDHALWFHRPFRADEWFLYDSASPTASGARGLATGRFFAEDGTLIATVVQEGLLRVL; this is encoded by the coding sequence ATGACTGAATTGGCCAGGACGGCCGCCACCGAACTGGAGCTCCCCGGTGGCGGCCAGCCCGTGCTGGACCGCCTGATCGCGCTGCTCGACCTGGAGAAGATCGAAGAGAACATCTTCCGCGGCGTCTCGCCCGCCCACTCGCCGGTGCGGGTGTTCGGCGGACAGGTCGCCGGCCAGGCGCTGGTCGCGGCCGGGCGCACGGTCCCCGAGGAACGCCGCGTCCACTCGCTGCACGCCTACTTCATCCGCGGCGGCGACCCCAGCGTGCCGATCGTCTACGAGGTCGACCGGATCCGGGACGGCCGGTCGTTCACCACCCGCCGGGTCGTCGCCATCCAGCACGGCAAGGCGATCTTCTCGCTCTCGGCGTCGTTCCAGAAGGACGAACCGGGCATCGAGCACGCCGAAGCCATGCCGGAGGGCGTGCCGGCGCCGGAGACGCTGCCGACGCTGATGGAACGCGCCGAGGGCTACGCGATCGGCGCGCACGCCCGGCCGCGGCCGATCGACCTGCGGTACGTCAACGAGCCGCCGTGGGTCACCCGCGAAACCGGCGAGCGGCCCTCGCGCAACCAGGTGTGGATGCGGGCCGACGGCAAGCTGCCCGCGGACCAGCTGCTGCACGTCTGCGTGCTCACCTACGCCTCGGACATGACCCTGCTGGACTCGGTGCTCGCGCGCCACGGCGTCTACTGGGACACCGACAAGGTGCTCGGCGCGAGCCTCGACCACGCGCTGTGGTTCCACCGGCCGTTCCGCGCCGACGAGTGGTTCCTCTACGACAGCGCGTCACCCACCGCGTCCGGGGCCCGCGGTCTCGCCACCGGCCGGTTCTTCGCCGAGGACGGCACGCTCATCGCCACGGTCGTCCAAGAAGGACTGCTGCGCGTCTTGTGA
- a CDS encoding helix-turn-helix domain-containing protein produces the protein MARGQSPTVRRRRLSGELRRLREAADLTIDEVGEKLECSASKISRIETGHVGVTPRDARDMLALYGITGDEQEALVQLAREARKRGWWHAYNEVFTGTFVGLEADASSLCAFQALLVPGLLQTERYARAVIRALRPDADEAEIRRRVAARMARQELLSDTPPPEYWAVMDEAVLRRVVDGPEVMAEQLYRMVAVAEKPNVTVQVVPFGAGAHPGMEGPFLIMGFPEQADPDVVYVDDSTSSGLYLEEPTDVRRYGLMFDHLRAAALKPDDSVALIAEAAGRFAEQAAVPAPVHQLEPRTQ, from the coding sequence ATGGCAAGGGGACAGAGCCCCACGGTCCGCCGCCGGAGGCTGTCCGGCGAGCTGCGCCGGCTCCGCGAAGCCGCCGACCTCACCATCGACGAGGTGGGCGAGAAGCTCGAGTGCTCCGCCTCGAAGATCAGCCGCATCGAGACCGGCCACGTCGGGGTCACCCCCCGCGACGCCCGGGACATGCTGGCCCTCTACGGGATCACCGGTGACGAGCAGGAGGCGCTCGTCCAGCTGGCCAGGGAGGCCCGCAAGCGTGGCTGGTGGCACGCCTACAACGAGGTCTTCACCGGCACCTTCGTCGGGCTGGAAGCCGACGCGAGCTCACTGTGCGCCTTCCAGGCGCTGCTGGTGCCCGGGCTGCTGCAGACCGAGCGGTACGCCCGCGCGGTGATCCGCGCGCTGCGACCGGACGCCGACGAGGCCGAGATCCGGCGCCGCGTCGCCGCCCGGATGGCGCGCCAGGAGCTGCTGTCCGACACACCGCCGCCGGAGTACTGGGCGGTGATGGACGAAGCCGTGCTGCGCCGGGTGGTCGACGGCCCCGAGGTGATGGCCGAGCAGCTCTACCGCATGGTCGCGGTCGCCGAGAAGCCGAACGTGACCGTCCAGGTCGTGCCGTTCGGGGCCGGCGCCCACCCCGGCATGGAAGGTCCCTTCCTGATCATGGGCTTCCCCGAGCAGGCCGACCCGGACGTCGTCTACGTCGACGACAGCACGTCCAGCGGCCTCTACCTGGAAGAACCCACAGACGTCCGGCGCTACGGGCTGATGTTCGACCATCTGCGCGCGGCCGCACTGAAGCCGGACGACTCGGTGGCACTGATCGCCGAGGCCGCCGGACGGTTCGCCGAACAGGCGGCCGTACCGGCTCCGGTGCACCAACTGGAACCGAGGACACAGTAA
- a CDS encoding DUF397 domain-containing protein → MEAELSGARWRKSSHSGGGNDCVEVAFVAGGAAVRDSKDPEGGAFRLPSSGWRGLLAAVRTGGPAHD, encoded by the coding sequence ATGGAAGCCGAACTGTCCGGGGCGCGGTGGCGCAAGAGCAGCCACAGCGGCGGCGGCAACGACTGCGTCGAAGTCGCGTTCGTCGCCGGTGGTGCCGCGGTGCGCGACTCGAAGGACCCCGAAGGGGGTGCGTTCCGCCTGCCTTCGTCGGGCTGGCGGGGGCTGCTGGCCGCGGTGCGGACCGGCGGCCCGGCGCACGACTGA